In Haliscomenobacter hydrossis DSM 1100, the DNA window TGCGTTGGGTAACGATATTGGACTGGCCCGGTCGCCGCCGATCCAATTCGGATTGGATGAATTCCTCATCGATCACTAAACCCGCTGGGCAGCCATCAATGACTACACCAATGGCTTTGCCATGGGATTCTCCAAATGTGCTGATGCGAAATGCACTGCCGAATATACTTCCTGCCACGGCGGTTTGTTTTTAAACTTTATGGCGCGAAGATAATTTTTTTTGGGTTTATTTCTTCACCATACCAAAGTGCCAGGAAAAAAGACCATTTATGAGTCAAGCAGTCTCCCGTTACAACAAGTCTAATACCAACTATTTTTCAACGGCTGCAAATACCAATTTTCGTTGCGCGCGCCAGCCCCCCATTGACAGAACCAGGGACTGATCTTCGAAATAGCTGATTCCCCTTTTTTTCTTCCCAAAATACAGTACCAGGTCTCCTCTTTTGTTTTCTTTCCAGGTTCCGGCAGAGGCATCATTGATCGGGCTGGAACTGGTCCATTTGCCTTCTTTATCGAATTGTACGGTGAGCGACTCGGGGTAACTGGTGTGTGTCCCGATTCCACTCATCTGATCGGATTGTAGTTTCCAGATTTGCTTGGTGACTTGTGCAACGATGTTGCTTTGGGCAAAACTTAACGCAGTTAGGGCCATACCGAATAGGAAGAGTGCAATTTTTTTCATGGTCTGAGCTGTTTTGTTCAGAAAATTCTCCTCGTTTGTGTTTAAATTGCCAGCAATGTATTCCTCACCAATCATGGGTTGGTATAAATTTCGACAAAAATAGTCATTTGGACTACTGATTGTTCCAAGCATACCGTGGGGTCAAACACAAAAAATAGCTACATGAAATTAAAAATTGCTTGTGAACTCGATTATCAAACACCCAACAACACCCCACTCATTTTTCTACTAAGGCTTCGTTCAGGGGGAGATCAAACAGTTATTGAAGAGGAATTTATGGTAGAACCGCAAGTGCCAGTCACGGAGTACCTGGATCTCTATGGCAATTATTGCCAACGCTTGATTTCCCCGATGGGTTTGTTTTCCATCAAAACCAGTGCGGTAGTTGAAACACAAGATTCCGTTGAAGTTGATTTCAACGCAAACTTTGTTTTGATCCAGGATTTGCCCGAGGAAGCCCTGATTTATTTGTTGCCCAGCCGGTATTGTGAGTCCGACAAATTGCTCAGTAAAGCCTCTGAAATCATTCAAAATTTGTCCACGGGCTACGAAATGGTGGAAGCGATTCGACAATGGGTACGCGCCAACATCCAATACGAATACAACTACAGTACGCCCTCGACCTCTGCCATGGATACCTTGAATATTCAATACGGGGTTTGTCGAGATATGTCCCATTTGGCCATTGCGCTGTGCCGCAGCATCAACATCCCCACACGGTTTATGGTCGGATACCTGCATGAATTGGAACCCATGGATTTGCACGCCTGGTTTGAAGCGTATTTGAATGGGAAATGGTACGTTTTTGATGCTACCCAACAGGTTACTACCGGAGGCAGGGTAGTTCTCGCCTATGGCCGAGATGCTGCTGATGTTGCAACCATGACCCATTTTGGAGACATTCAATTGAACAATATGTTGGTACAGGTAGAGCGAGTGGGGGATTAATAATTCGTTTTTTTAGACTTTTGGCAAGGTCTATTTTCTACTGATGAACCAGGCCCACAAAATCAACACAAATTGAAGGGGCAGCCGGATCAAAGCATTTTGAAATGTTCCCACTGCCGGATTTGCTCTAAATACATCGATGATGTGTAAGGGCAAAAACAACAGCATCAGTACCAGAATGCCCAGCGTGGCCATTGGCCGGAAGCGCGGAATAAAAACGCCAACACCCAGGCCAATTTCTACAATCCCAGCCAAAACATTGATGACGTCATTCATTGCAAATTCAGGAAAAAACCCGGCATACATCAATGGATTCATGAAGTGCGAAATGCCGCCCAAAATCAGCAGGACACCAAATAGATAGGTCAATACGAGTTTAAACATTTTCATTCTGTTCAATTTTAACCGTGAATACTTAGCTTGAAAATTACATTTGTAGCAGTGCAATATATGGAGAATTGTGGGGATATTCACGCAGGTTGTATCCTCTCGCAAGGAGGGGAACAAGCTTGTGAAAGTTTTGTAGATTTGGGTAGTTGAGCTTATTCAACAATTGCTCTATCACCAGAGCCACATCAAATAAAAACCAATTAGTATGAAAAAAACATTGAACGTTCTGCTCTTCACCTTTGGGTTGGTGCTGGGACTGACGGCCCAATCCAAGCCATTGAGTTCCGAAAAAATCGAAGCACTCAAAAAAGAAGCCACGGAAAAAGTACAAGCGCGCGCCAAACTGGCCCAGGTTATGGTCGACAAGGTGTTCAGCTTTTCTGAACTGGGATTCCAGGAAGTCGAAACCTCAAAATACCTCACCGGCATCCTGCGCGACAATGGTTTTGCCATTGAATCCGGCATCTCGGGGGTACCCACGGCCTGGATGGCGCGTTGGGGCAGTGGCAAACCCGTGATCGCCATCGGCAGCGACCTGGATTGTATCCCCAAAGCCTCCCAAAAACCCGGTGTTGCCTATCACGACCCGATTGTAGAGGGCGCACCAGGGCACGGCGAAGGCCACA includes these proteins:
- a CDS encoding transglutaminase-like domain-containing protein; amino-acid sequence: MKLKIACELDYQTPNNTPLIFLLRLRSGGDQTVIEEEFMVEPQVPVTEYLDLYGNYCQRLISPMGLFSIKTSAVVETQDSVEVDFNANFVLIQDLPEEALIYLLPSRYCESDKLLSKASEIIQNLSTGYEMVEAIRQWVRANIQYEYNYSTPSTSAMDTLNIQYGVCRDMSHLAIALCRSINIPTRFMVGYLHELEPMDLHAWFEAYLNGKWYVFDATQQVTTGGRVVLAYGRDAADVATMTHFGDIQLNNMLVQVERVGD
- a CDS encoding MauE/DoxX family redox-associated membrane protein, coding for MKMFKLVLTYLFGVLLILGGISHFMNPLMYAGFFPEFAMNDVINVLAGIVEIGLGVGVFIPRFRPMATLGILVLMLLFLPLHIIDVFRANPAVGTFQNALIRLPLQFVLILWAWFISRK